One genomic segment of Manis javanica isolate MJ-LG chromosome 7, MJ_LKY, whole genome shotgun sequence includes these proteins:
- the ENO4 gene encoding enolase 4 isoform X5, whose amino-acid sequence MGEGGGCSSGPTRDLQKLKQQAMEYYRENDVPRRLEELLNSTFYLQPADVYGHLANCFSKLAKPPTICKVVGKSVLDGLGLPTLQVEIFCTIQNFPKNICSVVISTHFEVHENAPPEVAEAEVAERLDAVNTAVQWVNETITKELQGMAPSSQAEVDQVLRTFFENKVQEDKEKKELEKSVEDSTVLTPSSLMPPPPPPPPAKKKGQKQGRKDTLTEKPVRPPEPVEPVLSGSMAIGAVSLAVAKASAMLGNKPLYLRIASLKHQQQQVTGKMSHLGCLTINYDTIEQPLLLIQGICANLGLEMGTKLHLAINCAAHELVDYSKGKYEVMTGTYKHAAEMVDLYVDLVSKFPSIIALIDPFRKEDSEQWGSIYSALGSRCHIIAGTASRSVSKLLEDGNISTPRSSGLIIKHTNQTTISDLVEITDLIDSNKHMAVFGSTEGESSDDSLVDLAVGLGVQFIKLGGLSRGERVTKYNRLFTVEEELNQSGALGTRCLLPLLPLSHE is encoded by the exons ATGGGGGAAGGCGGCGGCTGCAGCAGTGGGCCCACTAGAGACCTGCAGAAGCTGAAGCAGCAGGCGATGGAGTACTACCGGGAGAACGACGTCCCGCGCAGGCTGGAAGAACTGCTCAACTCCACCTTCTACCTCCAGCCTGCCGACGTCTACGGGCACCTG GCAAACTGCTTTTCTAAACTTGCAAAGCCTCCCACCATATGCAAAGTAGTGGGGAAAAGCGTACTGGATGGACTGGGGCTTCCAACCCTTCAAGTGGAAATATTCTGCACCATTCAAAATTTTCCCAAG AACATATGTTCTGTGGTGATCTCAACTCACTTCGAAGTCCATGAGAATGCCCCACCTGAGGTAGCTGAAGCAGAAGTAGCAGAAAGGTTGGATGCAGTGAACACCGCTGTGCAGTGGGTCAATGAAACCATCACCAAGGAACTTCAGGGCATGGCCCCCTCCAGCCAGGCCGAGGTAGATCAGGTGCTCAG gacattctttgaaaataaagtacaagaagataaggagaaaaaagagttGGAAAAGAGTGTGGAAGACTCAACAGTGCTTACACCATCATCTCTAATGccgccaccacctcctcctccgccaGCCAAGAAAAAGGGACAAAAGCAAG GGAGGAAGGAtactcttacagagaaacctgttaGGCCTCCAGAACCTGTTGAGCCTGTTCTCTCTGGCAGCATGGCCATAGGGGCTGTGTCCCTCGCTGTGGCCAAAGCCAGTGCCATGCTGGGCAATAAGCCTCTGTACTTAAGGATTGCATCACTAAAGCACCAGCAG CAGCAGGTCACTGGCAAGATGTCCCATCTTGGGTGTTTAACCATTAATTATGACACCATAGAGCAGCCACTGCTCCTAATACAAGGAATCTGTGCAAACCTGGGGCTAGAAATGGGAACAAAGCTGCATCTGGCCATCAACTGTGCTGCACATGAGCTGGTGGACTAT AGTAAAGGCAAGTATGAAGTGATGACGGGAACCTACAAACACGCAGCGGAGATGGTTGACCTGTATGTGGACCTGGTCAGCAAGTTCCCCTCAATTATCGCCTTAATCGATCCTTTCAGGAAGGAG GACTCTGAACAGTGGGGCAGCATCTACAGTGCCCTCGGTTCCAGGTGTCATATAATCGCAGGCACTGCATCCAGGAGCGTTTCTAAGCTTCTGGAAGATGGTAACATCAGCACCcccaggtccagtgggctgatcataaaacacacaaatcaaaCTACCATATCCGACTTGGTGGAAATAACCGATCTTATTGACA GTAACAAGCACATGGCTGTCTTTGGAAGTACAGAGGGAGAGTCGTCAGATGACAGCCTTGTCGATCTG GCCGTTGGACTCGGTGTCCAGTTCATCAAGCTGGGAGGTCTTTCTCGCGGAGAGCGCGTGACCAAGTACAACCGCCTTTTTACTGTAGAGGAAGAACTCAACCAGAGTGGAGCACTGGGTACGCGCTGCCTTCTCCCTCTGTTGCCGCTGAGCCATGAATAA
- the ENO4 gene encoding enolase 4 isoform X1, producing the protein MGEGGGCSSGPTRDLQKLKQQAMEYYRENDVPRRLEELLNSTFYLQPADVYGHLANCFSKLAKPPTICKVVGKSVLDGLGLPTLQVEIFCTIQNFPKNICSVVISTHFEVHENAPPEVAEAEVAERLDAVNTAVQWVNETITKELQGMAPSSQAEVDQVLRTFFENKVQEDKEKKELEKSVEDSTVLTPSSLMPPPPPPPPAKKKGQKQGRKDTLTEKPVRPPEPVEPVLSGSMAIGAVSLAVAKASAMLGNKPLYLRIASLKHQQEPPATLTVPLLMVSLVSCGKSSPGKLNLMKEVICIPHPGLTAKQGVAMLQQIQKHITKTMEMPSPPKAETKKGHNGGKISQQQVTGKMSHLGCLTINYDTIEQPLLLIQGICANLGLEMGTKLHLAINCAAHELVDYSKGKYEVMTGTYKHAAEMVDLYVDLVSKFPSIIALIDPFRKEDSEQWGSIYSALGSRCHIIAGTASRSVSKLLEDGNISTPRSSGLIIKHTNQTTISDLVEITDLIDSNKHMAVFGSTEGESSDDSLVDLAVGLGVQFIKLGGLSRGERVTKYNRLFTVEEELNQSGALGTRCLLPLLPLSHE; encoded by the exons ATGGGGGAAGGCGGCGGCTGCAGCAGTGGGCCCACTAGAGACCTGCAGAAGCTGAAGCAGCAGGCGATGGAGTACTACCGGGAGAACGACGTCCCGCGCAGGCTGGAAGAACTGCTCAACTCCACCTTCTACCTCCAGCCTGCCGACGTCTACGGGCACCTG GCAAACTGCTTTTCTAAACTTGCAAAGCCTCCCACCATATGCAAAGTAGTGGGGAAAAGCGTACTGGATGGACTGGGGCTTCCAACCCTTCAAGTGGAAATATTCTGCACCATTCAAAATTTTCCCAAG AACATATGTTCTGTGGTGATCTCAACTCACTTCGAAGTCCATGAGAATGCCCCACCTGAGGTAGCTGAAGCAGAAGTAGCAGAAAGGTTGGATGCAGTGAACACCGCTGTGCAGTGGGTCAATGAAACCATCACCAAGGAACTTCAGGGCATGGCCCCCTCCAGCCAGGCCGAGGTAGATCAGGTGCTCAG gacattctttgaaaataaagtacaagaagataaggagaaaaaagagttGGAAAAGAGTGTGGAAGACTCAACAGTGCTTACACCATCATCTCTAATGccgccaccacctcctcctccgccaGCCAAGAAAAAGGGACAAAAGCAAG GGAGGAAGGAtactcttacagagaaacctgttaGGCCTCCAGAACCTGTTGAGCCTGTTCTCTCTGGCAGCATGGCCATAGGGGCTGTGTCCCTCGCTGTGGCCAAAGCCAGTGCCATGCTGGGCAATAAGCCTCTGTACTTAAGGATTGCATCACTAAAGCACCAGCAG GAACCGCCAGCCACGCTTACTGTACCTCTGCTGATGGTCTCCCTGGTCAGCTGTGGGAAGTCATCGCCTGGGAAGCTGAATTTAATGAAAGAAGTGATTTGTATACCCCATCCTGGATTAACAGCTAAACAA GGTGTGGCAATGCTTCAGCAAATTCAGAAACATATTACCAAAACAATGGAAATG CCCTCTCCTCCCAAagcagagacaaagaaagggcATAATGGAGGCAAAATAAGTCaa CAGCAGGTCACTGGCAAGATGTCCCATCTTGGGTGTTTAACCATTAATTATGACACCATAGAGCAGCCACTGCTCCTAATACAAGGAATCTGTGCAAACCTGGGGCTAGAAATGGGAACAAAGCTGCATCTGGCCATCAACTGTGCTGCACATGAGCTGGTGGACTAT AGTAAAGGCAAGTATGAAGTGATGACGGGAACCTACAAACACGCAGCGGAGATGGTTGACCTGTATGTGGACCTGGTCAGCAAGTTCCCCTCAATTATCGCCTTAATCGATCCTTTCAGGAAGGAG GACTCTGAACAGTGGGGCAGCATCTACAGTGCCCTCGGTTCCAGGTGTCATATAATCGCAGGCACTGCATCCAGGAGCGTTTCTAAGCTTCTGGAAGATGGTAACATCAGCACCcccaggtccagtgggctgatcataaaacacacaaatcaaaCTACCATATCCGACTTGGTGGAAATAACCGATCTTATTGACA GTAACAAGCACATGGCTGTCTTTGGAAGTACAGAGGGAGAGTCGTCAGATGACAGCCTTGTCGATCTG GCCGTTGGACTCGGTGTCCAGTTCATCAAGCTGGGAGGTCTTTCTCGCGGAGAGCGCGTGACCAAGTACAACCGCCTTTTTACTGTAGAGGAAGAACTCAACCAGAGTGGAGCACTGGGTACGCGCTGCCTTCTCCCTCTGTTGCCGCTGAGCCATGAATAA
- the ENO4 gene encoding enolase 4 isoform X3, whose product MGEGGGCSSGPTRDLQKLKQQAMEYYRENDVPRRLEELLNSTFYLQPADVYGHLNICSVVISTHFEVHENAPPEVAEAEVAERLDAVNTAVQWVNETITKELQGMAPSSQAEVDQVLRTFFENKVQEDKEKKELEKSVEDSTVLTPSSLMPPPPPPPPAKKKGQKQGRKDTLTEKPVRPPEPVEPVLSGSMAIGAVSLAVAKASAMLGNKPLYLRIASLKHQQEPPATLTVPLLMVSLVSCGKSSPGKLNLMKEVICIPHPGLTAKQGVAMLQQIQKHITKTMEMPSPPKAETKKGHNGGKISQQQVTGKMSHLGCLTINYDTIEQPLLLIQGICANLGLEMGTKLHLAINCAAHELVDYSKGKYEVMTGTYKHAAEMVDLYVDLVSKFPSIIALIDPFRKEDSEQWGSIYSALGSRCHIIAGTASRSVSKLLEDGNISTPRSSGLIIKHTNQTTISDLVEITDLIDSNKHMAVFGSTEGESSDDSLVDLAVGLGVQFIKLGGLSRGERVTKYNRLFTVEEELNQSGALGTRCLLPLLPLSHE is encoded by the exons ATGGGGGAAGGCGGCGGCTGCAGCAGTGGGCCCACTAGAGACCTGCAGAAGCTGAAGCAGCAGGCGATGGAGTACTACCGGGAGAACGACGTCCCGCGCAGGCTGGAAGAACTGCTCAACTCCACCTTCTACCTCCAGCCTGCCGACGTCTACGGGCACCTG AACATATGTTCTGTGGTGATCTCAACTCACTTCGAAGTCCATGAGAATGCCCCACCTGAGGTAGCTGAAGCAGAAGTAGCAGAAAGGTTGGATGCAGTGAACACCGCTGTGCAGTGGGTCAATGAAACCATCACCAAGGAACTTCAGGGCATGGCCCCCTCCAGCCAGGCCGAGGTAGATCAGGTGCTCAG gacattctttgaaaataaagtacaagaagataaggagaaaaaagagttGGAAAAGAGTGTGGAAGACTCAACAGTGCTTACACCATCATCTCTAATGccgccaccacctcctcctccgccaGCCAAGAAAAAGGGACAAAAGCAAG GGAGGAAGGAtactcttacagagaaacctgttaGGCCTCCAGAACCTGTTGAGCCTGTTCTCTCTGGCAGCATGGCCATAGGGGCTGTGTCCCTCGCTGTGGCCAAAGCCAGTGCCATGCTGGGCAATAAGCCTCTGTACTTAAGGATTGCATCACTAAAGCACCAGCAG GAACCGCCAGCCACGCTTACTGTACCTCTGCTGATGGTCTCCCTGGTCAGCTGTGGGAAGTCATCGCCTGGGAAGCTGAATTTAATGAAAGAAGTGATTTGTATACCCCATCCTGGATTAACAGCTAAACAA GGTGTGGCAATGCTTCAGCAAATTCAGAAACATATTACCAAAACAATGGAAATG CCCTCTCCTCCCAAagcagagacaaagaaagggcATAATGGAGGCAAAATAAGTCaa CAGCAGGTCACTGGCAAGATGTCCCATCTTGGGTGTTTAACCATTAATTATGACACCATAGAGCAGCCACTGCTCCTAATACAAGGAATCTGTGCAAACCTGGGGCTAGAAATGGGAACAAAGCTGCATCTGGCCATCAACTGTGCTGCACATGAGCTGGTGGACTAT AGTAAAGGCAAGTATGAAGTGATGACGGGAACCTACAAACACGCAGCGGAGATGGTTGACCTGTATGTGGACCTGGTCAGCAAGTTCCCCTCAATTATCGCCTTAATCGATCCTTTCAGGAAGGAG GACTCTGAACAGTGGGGCAGCATCTACAGTGCCCTCGGTTCCAGGTGTCATATAATCGCAGGCACTGCATCCAGGAGCGTTTCTAAGCTTCTGGAAGATGGTAACATCAGCACCcccaggtccagtgggctgatcataaaacacacaaatcaaaCTACCATATCCGACTTGGTGGAAATAACCGATCTTATTGACA GTAACAAGCACATGGCTGTCTTTGGAAGTACAGAGGGAGAGTCGTCAGATGACAGCCTTGTCGATCTG GCCGTTGGACTCGGTGTCCAGTTCATCAAGCTGGGAGGTCTTTCTCGCGGAGAGCGCGTGACCAAGTACAACCGCCTTTTTACTGTAGAGGAAGAACTCAACCAGAGTGGAGCACTGGGTACGCGCTGCCTTCTCCCTCTGTTGCCGCTGAGCCATGAATAA
- the ENO4 gene encoding enolase 4 isoform X4 gives MGEGGGCSSGPTRDLQKLKQQAMEYYRENDVPRRLEELLNSTFYLQPADVYGHLANCFSKLAKPPTICKVVGKSVLDGLGLPTLQVEIFCTIQNFPKNICSVVISTHFEVHENAPPEVAEAEVAERLDAVNTAVQWVNETITKELQGMAPSSQAEVDQVLRTFFENKVQEDKEKKELEKSVEDSTVLTPSSLMPPPPPPPPAKKKGQKQGRKDTLTEKPVRPPEPVEPVLSGSMAIGAVSLAVAKASAMLGNKPLYLRIASLKHQQGVAMLQQIQKHITKTMEMPSPPKAETKKGHNGGKISQQQVTGKMSHLGCLTINYDTIEQPLLLIQGICANLGLEMGTKLHLAINCAAHELVDYSKGKYEVMTGTYKHAAEMVDLYVDLVSKFPSIIALIDPFRKEDSEQWGSIYSALGSRCHIIAGTASRSVSKLLEDGNISTPRSSGLIIKHTNQTTISDLVEITDLIDSNKHMAVFGSTEGESSDDSLVDLAVGLGVQFIKLGGLSRGERVTKYNRLFTVEEELNQSGALGTRCLLPLLPLSHE, from the exons ATGGGGGAAGGCGGCGGCTGCAGCAGTGGGCCCACTAGAGACCTGCAGAAGCTGAAGCAGCAGGCGATGGAGTACTACCGGGAGAACGACGTCCCGCGCAGGCTGGAAGAACTGCTCAACTCCACCTTCTACCTCCAGCCTGCCGACGTCTACGGGCACCTG GCAAACTGCTTTTCTAAACTTGCAAAGCCTCCCACCATATGCAAAGTAGTGGGGAAAAGCGTACTGGATGGACTGGGGCTTCCAACCCTTCAAGTGGAAATATTCTGCACCATTCAAAATTTTCCCAAG AACATATGTTCTGTGGTGATCTCAACTCACTTCGAAGTCCATGAGAATGCCCCACCTGAGGTAGCTGAAGCAGAAGTAGCAGAAAGGTTGGATGCAGTGAACACCGCTGTGCAGTGGGTCAATGAAACCATCACCAAGGAACTTCAGGGCATGGCCCCCTCCAGCCAGGCCGAGGTAGATCAGGTGCTCAG gacattctttgaaaataaagtacaagaagataaggagaaaaaagagttGGAAAAGAGTGTGGAAGACTCAACAGTGCTTACACCATCATCTCTAATGccgccaccacctcctcctccgccaGCCAAGAAAAAGGGACAAAAGCAAG GGAGGAAGGAtactcttacagagaaacctgttaGGCCTCCAGAACCTGTTGAGCCTGTTCTCTCTGGCAGCATGGCCATAGGGGCTGTGTCCCTCGCTGTGGCCAAAGCCAGTGCCATGCTGGGCAATAAGCCTCTGTACTTAAGGATTGCATCACTAAAGCACCAGCAG GGTGTGGCAATGCTTCAGCAAATTCAGAAACATATTACCAAAACAATGGAAATG CCCTCTCCTCCCAAagcagagacaaagaaagggcATAATGGAGGCAAAATAAGTCaa CAGCAGGTCACTGGCAAGATGTCCCATCTTGGGTGTTTAACCATTAATTATGACACCATAGAGCAGCCACTGCTCCTAATACAAGGAATCTGTGCAAACCTGGGGCTAGAAATGGGAACAAAGCTGCATCTGGCCATCAACTGTGCTGCACATGAGCTGGTGGACTAT AGTAAAGGCAAGTATGAAGTGATGACGGGAACCTACAAACACGCAGCGGAGATGGTTGACCTGTATGTGGACCTGGTCAGCAAGTTCCCCTCAATTATCGCCTTAATCGATCCTTTCAGGAAGGAG GACTCTGAACAGTGGGGCAGCATCTACAGTGCCCTCGGTTCCAGGTGTCATATAATCGCAGGCACTGCATCCAGGAGCGTTTCTAAGCTTCTGGAAGATGGTAACATCAGCACCcccaggtccagtgggctgatcataaaacacacaaatcaaaCTACCATATCCGACTTGGTGGAAATAACCGATCTTATTGACA GTAACAAGCACATGGCTGTCTTTGGAAGTACAGAGGGAGAGTCGTCAGATGACAGCCTTGTCGATCTG GCCGTTGGACTCGGTGTCCAGTTCATCAAGCTGGGAGGTCTTTCTCGCGGAGAGCGCGTGACCAAGTACAACCGCCTTTTTACTGTAGAGGAAGAACTCAACCAGAGTGGAGCACTGGGTACGCGCTGCCTTCTCCCTCTGTTGCCGCTGAGCCATGAATAA
- the ENO4 gene encoding enolase 4 isoform X2, which translates to MGEGGGCSSGPTRDLQKLKQQAMEYYRENDVPRRLEELLNSTFYLQPADVYGHLANCFSKLAKPPTICKVVGKSVLDGLGLPTLQVEIFCTIQNFPKNICSVVISTHFEVHENAPPEVAEAEVAERLDAVNTAVQWVNETITKELQGMAPSSQAEVDQVLRTFFENKVQEDKEKKELEKSVEDSTVLTPSSLMPPPPPPPPAKKKGQKQGRKDTLTEKPVRPPEPVEPVLSGSMAIGAVSLAVAKASAMLGNKPLYLRIASLKHQQEPPATLTVPLLMVSLVSCGKSSPGKLNLMKEVICIPHPGLTAKQGVAMLQQIQKHITKTMEMPSPPKAETKKGHNGGKISQQVTGKMSHLGCLTINYDTIEQPLLLIQGICANLGLEMGTKLHLAINCAAHELVDYSKGKYEVMTGTYKHAAEMVDLYVDLVSKFPSIIALIDPFRKEDSEQWGSIYSALGSRCHIIAGTASRSVSKLLEDGNISTPRSSGLIIKHTNQTTISDLVEITDLIDSNKHMAVFGSTEGESSDDSLVDLAVGLGVQFIKLGGLSRGERVTKYNRLFTVEEELNQSGALGTRCLLPLLPLSHE; encoded by the exons ATGGGGGAAGGCGGCGGCTGCAGCAGTGGGCCCACTAGAGACCTGCAGAAGCTGAAGCAGCAGGCGATGGAGTACTACCGGGAGAACGACGTCCCGCGCAGGCTGGAAGAACTGCTCAACTCCACCTTCTACCTCCAGCCTGCCGACGTCTACGGGCACCTG GCAAACTGCTTTTCTAAACTTGCAAAGCCTCCCACCATATGCAAAGTAGTGGGGAAAAGCGTACTGGATGGACTGGGGCTTCCAACCCTTCAAGTGGAAATATTCTGCACCATTCAAAATTTTCCCAAG AACATATGTTCTGTGGTGATCTCAACTCACTTCGAAGTCCATGAGAATGCCCCACCTGAGGTAGCTGAAGCAGAAGTAGCAGAAAGGTTGGATGCAGTGAACACCGCTGTGCAGTGGGTCAATGAAACCATCACCAAGGAACTTCAGGGCATGGCCCCCTCCAGCCAGGCCGAGGTAGATCAGGTGCTCAG gacattctttgaaaataaagtacaagaagataaggagaaaaaagagttGGAAAAGAGTGTGGAAGACTCAACAGTGCTTACACCATCATCTCTAATGccgccaccacctcctcctccgccaGCCAAGAAAAAGGGACAAAAGCAAG GGAGGAAGGAtactcttacagagaaacctgttaGGCCTCCAGAACCTGTTGAGCCTGTTCTCTCTGGCAGCATGGCCATAGGGGCTGTGTCCCTCGCTGTGGCCAAAGCCAGTGCCATGCTGGGCAATAAGCCTCTGTACTTAAGGATTGCATCACTAAAGCACCAGCAG GAACCGCCAGCCACGCTTACTGTACCTCTGCTGATGGTCTCCCTGGTCAGCTGTGGGAAGTCATCGCCTGGGAAGCTGAATTTAATGAAAGAAGTGATTTGTATACCCCATCCTGGATTAACAGCTAAACAA GGTGTGGCAATGCTTCAGCAAATTCAGAAACATATTACCAAAACAATGGAAATG CCCTCTCCTCCCAAagcagagacaaagaaagggcATAATGGAGGCAAAATAAGTCaa CAGGTCACTGGCAAGATGTCCCATCTTGGGTGTTTAACCATTAATTATGACACCATAGAGCAGCCACTGCTCCTAATACAAGGAATCTGTGCAAACCTGGGGCTAGAAATGGGAACAAAGCTGCATCTGGCCATCAACTGTGCTGCACATGAGCTGGTGGACTAT AGTAAAGGCAAGTATGAAGTGATGACGGGAACCTACAAACACGCAGCGGAGATGGTTGACCTGTATGTGGACCTGGTCAGCAAGTTCCCCTCAATTATCGCCTTAATCGATCCTTTCAGGAAGGAG GACTCTGAACAGTGGGGCAGCATCTACAGTGCCCTCGGTTCCAGGTGTCATATAATCGCAGGCACTGCATCCAGGAGCGTTTCTAAGCTTCTGGAAGATGGTAACATCAGCACCcccaggtccagtgggctgatcataaaacacacaaatcaaaCTACCATATCCGACTTGGTGGAAATAACCGATCTTATTGACA GTAACAAGCACATGGCTGTCTTTGGAAGTACAGAGGGAGAGTCGTCAGATGACAGCCTTGTCGATCTG GCCGTTGGACTCGGTGTCCAGTTCATCAAGCTGGGAGGTCTTTCTCGCGGAGAGCGCGTGACCAAGTACAACCGCCTTTTTACTGTAGAGGAAGAACTCAACCAGAGTGGAGCACTGGGTACGCGCTGCCTTCTCCCTCTGTTGCCGCTGAGCCATGAATAA